In Hevea brasiliensis isolate MT/VB/25A 57/8 chromosome 13, ASM3005281v1, whole genome shotgun sequence, a single genomic region encodes these proteins:
- the LOC110664415 gene encoding carboxylesterase 1 encodes MSTQTSPENLTIDPYKHLRIIPLSDGTITRLPEITNLLPRPQHPIPILTKDITINQSNNTWARIFLPQQTLDYTSSHTKLPLIVWFHGGGFILFSAASTFFHDYCASLAIELTAVVVSIEYRLAPEHRLPAAYEDAVEALHWIKSSPDEWLRDFADLRKCFLMGASAGANIAYHAGLRVAETVEHLEPLKIEGLILHQPFFGGSKRTESELRMMNDPILPLCSNDLMWELALPIGADRDHEFCNPTVKGDSKALTKMRQLGWRIFVHWGDRDPLMDRQVLLVKMLREKGLVVVNHSSEGHFHGVELVEPSKCTGLYVAYKSFISSSVLA; translated from the coding sequence ATGTCAACTCAAACTTCACCGGAAAATCTCACCATCGATCCCTACAAGCACCTCCGCATCATCCCTCTCTCTGATGGCACCATTACTCGCTTACCAGAAATTACAAACTTATTGCCCAGACCTCAACACCCTATTCCTATCCTCACCAAAGACATCACCATTAATCAATCAAATAACACATGGGCCCGGATATTCCTACCCCAACAAACACTAGATTACACTTCCTCCCACACCAAGCTTCCTCTTATTGTTTGGTTCCACGGAGGAGGGTTCATACTTTTCAGCGCAGCTTCAACCTTTTTTCACGATTATTGTGCAAGCCTTGCTATTGAGCTCACTGCTGTTGTCGTTTCCATAGAGTATCGCCTCGCCCCCGAGCACCGTCTTCCAGCTGCCTATGAGGACGCTGTGGAGGCATTACACTGGATTAAATCAAGCCCTGATGAGTGGTTGAGAGACTTTGCTGATCTCAGAAAATGTTTCCTTATGGGGGCTAGCGCCGGCGCTAATATAGCTTACCATGCTGGACTACGAGTAGCTGAGACAGTCGAACATCTAGAGCCCTTAAAGATTGAAGGGCTAATATTGCACCAACCCTTCTTCGGTGGGTCAAAGAGGACTGAATCGGAATTGAGGATGATGAACGATCCCATTTTACCACTTTGTTCCAATGATCTGATGTGGGAATTAGCTTTGCCAATTGGTGCTGACCGTGATCATGAGTTTTGCAATCCAACGGTGAAGGGAGATTCAAAGGCGCTGACTAAAATGAGGCAGTTAGGGTGGAGGATCTTCGTTCATTGGGGTGATAGAGATCCTCTGATGGATCGTCAAGTTTTGTTGGTAAAAATGCTAAGAGAGAAAGGTTTAGTAGTTGTGAATCATTCTTCGGAGGGACATTTTCATGGGGTAGAGTTAGTTGAGCCCTCCAAATGCACGGGCCTGTATGTGGCTTACAAAAGTTTTATATCATCTTCAGTGCTTGCCTAG